The Fibrobacterota bacterium genome contains the following window.
AGGTCCTGGAAAAAGGCGGGCAGGTATTGCAGGTAGTCGTTGACCTCGGGCGCGTTGCGCTCTTCCATGCCCACGGCCGAGGTCTCGTACCAAACGTGCAAGTTGCCCAGCTCGGGGGTATAGGCGAATTGCACGGAATGGTAGAACTCGTGGAAGCAGGTCACCTGCAATCCGGCTTGCCAATCGATCCCGTAATTATGGATCAAGCTTCCCCGGTACTGGCTCATGATGGTGTCCCCGTCGGGGATGCCGCTCGCCGGGTCGATACGGGAATTATACAGGAGGTCGTTGTCCACCAACATGCTGCCTTCGGTGGAAGGATAGGTCAGGGCATAGTAGGGTTCGCCATGGTCCTCCGGTACGACCGTGCCTATGTCAGCGATGTCCACCGAATATTTCCCCTCGTTCCCGGGGGAAGCTTGGTAGTAAAAGGACAAGCCAACCGAATGGGGCGCGCGCATCCCGAGCGTATCGATGTAATAGCCGCGCGCATGTTCCAAGAAGGCGGCTATTGTCACGGAGTATTGCGGGTGGGGTGCGCCGAGGGAATCCAATTTGGAATCGATGAACGCGGCATCGTTCGGGCCCGTGCCATGCCCGGGCGCGATGCGGGACAAGGAATCGATCATGCCCAGCAGGACGGAATCGCCGTCCACGGTTTTAATCCGGCTTAGGCCCGCCAAGGTGTAACTAATCCGGAAATGGGCGGTTTCCAAGGTCCGATAGGCTTCGATCGCGGCCCCGCGTTTGGCGGACCGAAGCGGCATCAGGCTTTTCGCGCCGTGGGTCCGGAACAATTCGGCCGTGCCGCAGTGGATCTGCTGGGCGCCCGCGGGGAGAGCCAGCCCGATGGCGAGGATCAACGCCCGCATATCCGCTTCCCCTCGCCGGTTCCGATTCGCCGATCTTTCACGATGGATGTCCTCCCGCATTCCAAATATATAACCCGGATGGGAAGGAGAGGAAGTCCGGGGCGGAGCCCGTAGTCCGCGCGGGAGCCGACGCCGGACCTCCTCGAGATTAAAGGACGCCCCGCAGTCCGCGGAGCGAGGGTCCGTTCACTCCGAGAATGCTCACTCGGAAAAAGTAAAAGGCACAGTAACATGGTCGTTACCGGGGGCCCTCACGGGATCGAAACGCCAGGATCGCACCAGCCGCCCGACCTCGGCATCGAAATCCGCGGCTCCGGTGGTGGAAGAAACCACCGCCAACTCTACAACGTCCCCGCCGGGCGCGATGGAAAAGCTCAAGGAGAGCTTGCCCGCCAGGCCGGGGTACCGCTTGAGGAAGGAGTTGTAGGCGTGCCTGAGGCCGGGGCCATGGGAGCGGATGACCGCTAGGATGGCGGCGGAAGAACGGGCGTTGTTCTCCTGGGCGTACTCGATTGATGAAACACGCGCCGTGGAAGACAGGGCGGTCGGGGCCCTGGTCCCGCTATGCGGGAGTTCGGGGAGGACGCCCGGTCCGCAATCGGCTCCCGCGCAACCGGTTCCCTCTTCCGTGTACTCAATATTGAATTCATGGCTTTCCGCCCCGCGTCGGCCGGAGATGCGGGATTCCGAGGTATGCTTCAGGACCGGAAGTTCGGTGAGCTTGTCCACGTCCATATGCTTGAAGGCATGGGAAAGGATTTCCGAGGCATTGATGTCGAGCCGGTTGGTGCGGGAAGTGATGAGGCTTTGGCCCAGCCAGCCCGGCTTCTTCGCAACGTGAGCGGTCTTCGGCTTCGGCGATTTATTTCCCGTCTGGCCTGGCGTCACGTGATTCTTGACGAGGCGCTGATCCTTGATACTGCCGTGGTAGTCCTTCGGGGGCACCGCCGTGTAGTGGCCCGGATGGGGATCAACGGGGGGATCGACCAGCGGAGGCGGAAGCATGATTTGCACCGTGAGGGCCCAGGCCGCGAAGGCGGACCCGAGCATGGACCCCGCGCCCGTACAGCTCAACAATCGTCGATCATCCTCGACGCGGAGTTTTTCTTCCAATGGACCGGGGGAATTCTGTTCGCGAAAAGACAATACCTTCGAACCGGACATGCGGAGTCCTCCTAGGGGGAAAAGGGATCCAACTTCGACCGATGGCGAATTGCGGAGACGGCGACGGGCGGAGCGTGAGGGACCAGTAACCGGGGCGTTTCCCCCTGGAACCGATACGATTCGTTCCGCTGAATCCTAATATACCACGCCCGCGGGCGCCGCGCGCTGCCTTTCGGACCGTTACTATTCCCGATCTCCGTCGGCCCCCGGCATTGTCCGCGCCGGGCCTGCGGGGTACAATGGCCCAGGCCGCCCTGACCGCGGCCCTGGGGTTTCGGCCGCTTCCACGGCGGCCAAGTCACGGGAGGCGAATCCATGGGAATTTCCGGGAAACCGAAGCGTTCGATGCGGGTAGAGCGACTGCTTTTTATGGTGCTTGGGGCCTGCGGCGCCGCCGCCGCCCTGGATTCGGCCGATCTCTCCGGAATCGCCTTTTTCCCCACCGACAATCCCTGGCATTTCGACGTGTCCAAAATGCCCCTGGATCCGAACTCCGCCAAGCTGGTGGCTTCCGTAGGGTCCGGCACGGCTTTGCATCCCGATTTCGGAACCGACCTGGGCGGCGTTCCCTGGGGCATCCCCTATGTGCTGGTGGACAAGACCCAGGCCAAGATCCCCGTCAACTACACCGACTACGGGGACGAGAGCGATCCGGGCCCCTACCCCATTCCTCTCAATGCCTTCGTGGAAGGCGGGGACCCGAACAAGGGCGATCGCCACGTGCTGGCGGTGGATAAGGATGCCAAGATCCTCTACGAGCTCTACGTGGCAATCCCGCGCGCCGATCATTGGGACGCGGCCTGCGGCGCGAAATTCGATCTGACTTCGAATACCCTGCGCACCGATGGCTGGACCTCCGCCGACGCCGCCGGCCTTCCCATCCTGCCGGGCCTGGTCCGTTACGACGAGATCAAACGCGGCGTCATCGACCACGCCATCCGCATGACCGTGGACGTTTCGCGCAAGTCCTATCTCTGGCCGGCGCGCCACCAGGCGGGATCCACCACCAGCCTGGATGCGCCGCCTATGGGCCAGCGCTACCGCCTCAAAGCGACATTCGACATTTCCGGATTCCCTCCGGCGGCCCAGACCGTGCTCACCGCCCTGAAAAAATACGGAGCCATCGTTGCCGATAACGGGGGCAACTGGTTCCTCTCGGGCGCGCCCGACTCGCGCTATCCCGATTCCGAGATCGATGCGCTGAAGCGCGTGAAGGGAAGCGACTTCGAGGCGGTGCAAAGCGTGGACGACAAAGGCAACCCTATCTACCCGGCGGGATCGGGCATCGTAACCTGGCTGCGGCCCGGCCGCGCCGCGAACACGGGTCCGTTCTACTCCCTGTCGGGGCGGCGGTTGCCGCCGGACCGGATCGCCGCGGATATTCCGCTATTCATTTTCCAAGCGCCCGCCGACGGGGCGCCTTGAAAGCCTAGACCGCCAATATTGGTATTAACCTGGGAAAGGCTATCCGTTGCCTTCCCACTCGGCCAGGAAGCGTTCCAGAAAGGCTTCCATGAAGCGATGCCTTCCCTCGGCGATGGCCCGGGCGGCCTCGGAGTTGAGGCGGCCCTTGAGGGTAAGCAGCTTCTCGTGGAAATGGTTCACGCTGGTGGACTTGCCGGCGCGGTAGCTGCCGTGATCCAGATCGCGCCGGGGCGGAAGGTCGGGATCATGCATGGGCTGGCCCTTGGACCCGCCGTAGGCGAAAGCCCGGGCGATGCCGAGGGCGCCGATGGCGTCCAAACGATCCGCGTCCTGGACGGCCATCAACTCGGGCGATTTGGGCCGCGCGTCCCCATCGAGCTCCTTCCCGAAGGAAACTCGTTCGACCACGTCCTCCACCCGGGCCCGGCGTTCCGCGGATAGGCTAAGACCCTCCAGGAAGCCCGCCAGCTCGCGCCGCCCCGCTAGCGGATCGGGGTTCAGCTTGGGGTCGGCAACGTCGTGCAGCCAGGCGGCCATTTCCGTTACGAAGGGATCGGCGCCGAGGGGTTCGGCCAGGCGCAGGGCCAAGGCGCGCACCCGCCGCAAATGGTGGAAATCGTGCCCTCCGGAATCATGGGCGCAGCGGGCGCGGACGAAGGCCTCGGCCCGGGAAAGGGATTCGGCTTCGGTTAGGGATTTCGGGGGATTAGCGGGGGGCAAAGGGTCGTTATCGGGATGCATGCGGAGAATCTAATTCCACGGCGAATTTGGTATAATAAGACGACCCCTGCGGGGGTTCCAATCGACATCGGGGAACAGGCTATGGGCTACAGCGGCGGCAAAGGCAATTACGAAGAACGGGACCGGCTTTTCCAGAAAAGCTTCGACGGGAAGCAGGTGAATCGCCAAGAGGTCAAGAAGAACCTGGACGCCCTCTTCGGCGGTTCCACTAAGGCGGAAAAAGAGAAGGTGGATCGGTGCGCCAACGGCCATAGTTGGGTGCGCGATTTCAACCGGAAGATGATTTGCGCCTACTGCCGCGCGCCTAAGCCCGAGTAATCCCCCTCCGCCGCCGGACCCCCGCCAAGCCGGGCCCCGCGCGCCTATTTCCCGAGCACGCCCGTGGCCGCGGCTTCATTGAGCACGGCGTCCGTCTCCAAGCATTCTCCGCAACGATCCTTTTCCAAATCTACCGTGATCCTCACGACGGGACGGCGCTCGGTGCGGCTCACCGTGCGGGAACGCGTCCGCTTTCCGGCCCAGGGCTGGCCGGGATAATTGTTCTCGCGGACGGCGTCGGTCTCGCGCACCGTCTCCCGATCTTCATTGGCCTTGGTCTTGCCCTCTTCCAGGCGGAAATACGGGAAGCTGCCGCCCTTCGCGATCTCGGCCGCGCGCACCAAGGCGTATTTCTTGGCGGCCAGCTCGTCCTGATCCGAGGTACCATGGAAGGAGATCTGCCAGCGATTGGGGGCCACCGAGACTTCGGAATAGCCTTCCCCGCTGGAAAGGGGATGATAGGGATTGGAAGGGGCGCAAGCGGCGAGAAGGGCGAAGGAAAGGAAGGGGAGGGCGCGATTTCTCATGGACCCAAATTACTCATCGGGCCCGCGGAACCAAAGCCGGTCGGGAGGCTTCTTGGTAACGCGGTCCACCCGGGCCCGGATAGGCCCGCATTCATGGGATCGCTTCTAAAGCGGCGCGAATTGGATCTCGACGCCTTTCTCGGCCGCCAGATCCAGCGCGATGGGTTTGATGCGGCGGCGGAAACGATCCATCACCAAGAGCACCTTCGGCTTCTCCTGGTCCTTGAGGTTGGCCTGGGTCACAACCCCCAGATAGCCCATGAGGAAAGGCTTGGGGGACTTGGACACCACCACGCGGGTGCCGGTGGGGAAAACGGGGATCAAGGTGATGAGGGCGTTGACGACATGGGTATTGAGCCCTTTACCCGCCTCCCCGATCAGCATCTTCATGGCCTCCAAGGGGGGCAGGGGCGCCACCGTGTTGGGATGGGGCGAAATGGCGGTGATGTAAGCGTCGGCCACGGCCGCGATCTGCGCGTAGCGATGGATGTGCCCGCCCGCGTGGCTCAGGGTCTTCTGCGGCGTGACGTCATCTCCCTTGAGCTTTCGCGGGTAGCCGCGCCCGTCCAAACGCTCATGATGCTGGTAGGCCACATGCGCGGTGTTGATATTGATGCCTTCGTTGGCCCGCAGGATGGCGAAACCCACGGCGGGATGTTCCTCCAGGATATGCATCTCCTGCAAGGTCAGGGGTGTTTTCTTCTCCAGCAAGGCCTGGGGCACGATGATCATCCCCAGGTCCATCAGGAAACAGCCGAGGGCCAGTTCCTGGATGTCGGCTACGGCATACTTCAGCCGCCCCGCGATCAGGGTGGCGGTGATGGTGACGTCGAGGGCGTGCTGATGCAGGTAGCCGTCGGTGGTGCGCATGGAGGCCAGGTTGATCATCAACGGCTCGGAACCCAGGACCGATCGGATGATCTGGTCGACGATGGATTTCATCTTATCGGTCGCGATGATGTTCTTGAACCGGCCGGGATCGGAAGTGAACTTGGAGAGGTTTTCGAGGGTGGAATCCTGGGTCTCGCCCACCTTCTCCAGGATGCTCAGGTTGTCCTTCCACGCCTGCTGGGCCTGGAGGGCGAGCTGATCATTGACGTTGCCGGCGGGCAAGGAATCTTCATTCCCGACGCGAACCCACAAGGATCGCATGCCCTGCCGCTTGCAACGGGCGATGATGGCCTCGTCCAGCACGTATCCGGCGGCCAGCATGACGCCGGAAGATCCGCCCAGGACGGAGCGGGCGACCACCATTCCTGGCGTGATTTCGTTTATGCCGAATTCGATCATCGACAACCCCGGCCCCGGCGACGGCGCGAAAACCGTAACCGAAGCTCCCGATCGATTCTAGGGCCTGACGCTGGGAACGGTCAATGCGGGCTTGGAGACTTTGGGCTTCCTTGTGGCGTTCTGGGGAATGCCAGCGTGACTTCGGTGCCTTCTCCCTCCCGGCTGGCGATGGCGATGCTGCCGCCATGGGCTTCCATGATGCGTTTGCACAAGCTCAAACCCAGGCCGTAGCCACCGGTTTCCCGGGAACGCGAGCGATCCACGCGGTAGAAAGGCTCGAAGATTTTCGGCAGTTCCGATTCCGGGATGCCCACTCCGCGATCCTCGATTCTCACCTTGACTTCGTCCGCATCCGCATCGATGCGGACTTGGACCGGTTGCGCGCCTTCCGGGGAGTATTTCATGGCGTTGTCGATGACGTTGGCCAATACCTTGCGGACGCGCGCCCGGTCCGCGCGAATCACCGGTCCTTGGCCGCCCGGTCCTTGGCCGCCCCTCACCCCGATCAGCTTGGCCCCCGGAGAACGCCCCTCCGCATCGGCTACGATCTCGGCCGCCAGCGCGGGCAAATCGACGTCCTCGAGGTCGAGCTTCCCGTTGTCGCTGTCCAGCCGCGCCGTCTCAAGGATCTCGGAGATCATCGCTTCCATCTCACGCAAATCGTCCCGGATGCTTTCCTTAGCCATGCCGTCGGGACCCATTTCCAGCGCCAGCCGGATTCGGGTGATGGGGGTCCGCAGCTCATGGCTCACGTCCAGCAGCAATTGGTCGCGCAAGCGGATGCGCTCCTTGAGGCCGGAGGACATGGCGTTGAAGGAATGCGCCAGTTCGCCCAGTTCGTCGTGTCCCCATTCGGGGATTTGATGCCCGAGCTCGCCGCGGCGGATGCGCTCGACCGCGTTTGTCAGGGTCTTGAGCGGGGAGAGCATACGGCGGATGACCATGAACGCGACAGCGAGGCAGAATGATACGAGGCCGATAAGCAAGGCCAGCGATCCGCCCCGGCCCTGGGAAAAAGGGCCGAACTCGGCAGCGAAGGTGATGTCGCCCATGCCGCCCGGCGTTACGCCGCCCGGCGCCTGGCCCGTGACGGTACCGCCCGCCGGCACTTGGATGAAGAAGCTGTGATGGGCCCAGCCCATGCGGACGCCGGGCTCGCCCTCCAGCCCGCGGACGTTCTTGCCCTCTCCCGAATCCGTCGGAATGGCCGGGCCCGGGGCGCTTTCCCAAACCCCCTGCGGACCTGAAAAACGGATGCGCAGGGCATAGCGGTTGGCCAGCGCTCGCGCCTTGGCGGTGTCCGGCGGCGAACCGATCTCGGCCGCGAGGGAACGGGCATAGTGGGCGATGTTGCGTTCCAAAGGGATATGCGTTTGCCGGAAGAAAGACAGGCGCCAGAATCCGCCCACGGAAATATTCAC
Protein-coding sequences here:
- a CDS encoding HD domain-containing protein codes for the protein MHPDNDPLPPANPPKSLTEAESLSRAEAFVRARCAHDSGGHDFHHLRRVRALALRLAEPLGADPFVTEMAAWLHDVADPKLNPDPLAGRRELAGFLEGLSLSAERRARVEDVVERVSFGKELDGDARPKSPELMAVQDADRLDAIGALGIARAFAYGGSKGQPMHDPDLPPRRDLDHGSYRAGKSTSVNHFHEKLLTLKGRLNSEAARAIAEGRHRFMEAFLERFLAEWEGNG
- a CDS encoding HD domain-containing protein — protein: MIEFGINEITPGMVVARSVLGGSSGVMLAAGYVLDEAIIARCKRQGMRSLWVRVGNEDSLPAGNVNDQLALQAQQAWKDNLSILEKVGETQDSTLENLSKFTSDPGRFKNIIATDKMKSIVDQIIRSVLGSEPLMINLASMRTTDGYLHQHALDVTITATLIAGRLKYAVADIQELALGCFLMDLGMIIVPQALLEKKTPLTLQEMHILEEHPAVGFAILRANEGININTAHVAYQHHERLDGRGYPRKLKGDDVTPQKTLSHAGGHIHRYAQIAAVADAYITAISPHPNTVAPLPPLEAMKMLIGEAGKGLNTHVVNALITLIPVFPTGTRVVVSKSPKPFLMGYLGVVTQANLKDQEKPKVLLVMDRFRRRIKPIALDLAAEKGVEIQFAPL
- a CDS encoding TonB family protein — protein: MSGSKVLSFREQNSPGPLEEKLRVEDDRRLLSCTGAGSMLGSAFAAWALTVQIMLPPPLVDPPVDPHPGHYTAVPPKDYHGSIKDQRLVKNHVTPGQTGNKSPKPKTAHVAKKPGWLGQSLITSRTNRLDINASEILSHAFKHMDVDKLTELPVLKHTSESRISGRRGAESHEFNIEYTEEGTGCAGADCGPGVLPELPHSGTRAPTALSSTARVSSIEYAQENNARSSAAILAVIRSHGPGLRHAYNSFLKRYPGLAGKLSLSFSIAPGGDVVELAVVSSTTGAADFDAEVGRLVRSWRFDPVRAPGNDHVTVPFTFSE
- a CDS encoding HAMP domain-containing histidine kinase, translated to MRPSWHSRRCLPGEVYRRHSHRSLLLKLLLVLVAAGVCVNISVGGFWRLSFFRQTHIPLERNIAHYARSLAAEIGSPPDTAKARALANRYALRIRFSGPQGVWESAPGPAIPTDSGEGKNVRGLEGEPGVRMGWAHHSFFIQVPAGGTVTGQAPGGVTPGGMGDITFAAEFGPFSQGRGGSLALLIGLVSFCLAVAFMVIRRMLSPLKTLTNAVERIRRGELGHQIPEWGHDELGELAHSFNAMSSGLKERIRLRDQLLLDVSHELRTPITRIRLALEMGPDGMAKESIRDDLREMEAMISEILETARLDSDNGKLDLEDVDLPALAAEIVADAEGRSPGAKLIGVRGGQGPGGQGPVIRADRARVRKVLANVIDNAMKYSPEGAQPVQVRIDADADEVKVRIEDRGVGIPESELPKIFEPFYRVDRSRSRETGGYGLGLSLCKRIMEAHGGSIAIASREGEGTEVTLAFPRTPQGSPKSPSPH